The following are from one region of the Serinus canaria isolate serCan28SL12 chromosome 8, serCan2020, whole genome shotgun sequence genome:
- the METTL18 gene encoding histidine protein methyltransferase 1 homolog — translation MDFQFNFAVDENENSEADTHFLLLCSPEHKQESREKSRGTADLAAKPSPKLAAAKHQDEAALKKNLCVKAAKEHSIPQDLHKALENKVMETVLGLSHVKLSVVEMTCSGDADSEGIVSKSVSSHSDLIPGVYEGGLKIWECTFDLMDYLSEAEIEFTNKTVLDLGCGAGLLGIVALQGEAARVHFQDYNSTVIDEITLPNVVANCISEGRRMGSGKDRKASKPPSKRPRKAEGSPDVLNRCRFFSGEWSQVSQLLSNSSKPCVKYDIILTSETIYNPDYYSALHDTLAQLLDRNGCVYLASKVHYFGVGGGVYLFEKFIEDKNVFKTRMVKTIDQGLQRCIMEIAFKNSC, via the coding sequence atggattttcaatttaattttgctgtcGATGAAAATGAGAACAGCGAGGCAGACACTCACTTCTTACTGCTGTGCTCTCCAGAACACAAGCAGGAATccagggaaaagagcagaggaaCTGCCGATCTtgcagcaaagcccagcccGAAGCTGGCTGCTGCTAAGCACCAGGATGAGGCAGCTTTGAAGAAGAACCTCTGTGTGAAAGCTGCCAAGGAGCACAGCATCCCCCAAGACCTCCACAAAGCATTGGAAAATAAAGTCATGGAAACAGTATTGGGCCTGTCTCATGTAAAGCTGTCTGTAGTGGAAATGACGTGTTCAGGTGATGCTGACAGCGAAGGCATTGTGTCCAAAAGTGTTTCTTCTCACTCTGATCTCATCCCAGGAGTCTATGAAGGAGGGCTGAAAATCTGGGAATGCACCTTTGATCTCATGGACTATTTGTCTGAGGCTGAAATAGAATTTACCAACAAGACTGTATTGGATcttggctgtggggctggactGTTGGGAATTGTTGCTTTACAGGGTGAAGCTGCCAGAGTCCATTTTCAGGACTACAACAGCACAGTGATTGATGAAATAACCTTGCCTAACGTGGTGGCCAACTGTATCAGTGAAGGCAGGAGGATGGGCAGTGGGAAGGACAGAAAAGCCAGCAAGCCTCCTTCAAAGAGgcccaggaaagcagagggcTCACCTGATGTGCTCAAcagatgcagatttttttctggagagTGGTCTCAAGTCAGCCAGCTCCTGTCAAACAGCAGCAAACCCTGTGTGAAGTACGATATAATTCTCACCTCTGAGACCATCTATAATCCTGACTACTACAGTGCTTTGCATGATACACTGGCTCAGCTCCTGGATAGAAATGGATGTGTGTATTTGGCAAGCAAAGTGCATTATTTTGGAGTTGGTGGTGGTGTCTATCTCTTTGAGAAGTTCATTGAAGACAAAAACGTGTTTAAAACCAGGATGGTTAAAACAATTGATCAGGGTCTGCAGCGATGCATTATGGaaattgcctttaaaaattcctgttaA